A genomic region of bacterium contains the following coding sequences:
- a CDS encoding rubredoxin — MQKYVCNVCGYVYDPEKGDPEGGIAPGTPFEDVPADWSCPLCGVEREMFEPLDE, encoded by the coding sequence ATGCAGAAATACGTGTGCAACGTTTGCGGATACGTCTACGACCCGGAAAAAGGCGACCCCGAGGGCGGTATCGCGCCGGGCACGCCGTTCGAGGACGTGCCCGCGGACTGGTCGTGCCCGCTTTGCGGCGTCGAGCGCGAGATGTTCGAGCCGCTGGATGAGTGA
- a CDS encoding TraR/DksA C4-type zinc finger protein, with translation MKKNEIEQIREKLMEERQRLVASAMGTLEDVRNVNMDDLNDEVDFATAEQNESLSLRLRDREAVLLAKIDETLDRIRNGDDDFGYCERCGNEIGIQRLLVRPVATLCIRCKEEQEKIEAGYAE, from the coding sequence ATGAAGAAGAACGAGATCGAGCAGATTCGCGAAAAACTCATGGAAGAGCGCCAGCGCCTTGTCGCCTCCGCGATGGGCACGCTCGAGGACGTTCGCAATGTGAACATGGACGACCTGAACGACGAGGTCGATTTCGCGACCGCCGAGCAGAACGAGTCGCTGTCGCTGCGCCTTCGCGACCGCGAGGCGGTGCTATTGGCCAAGATCGACGAGACGCTCGACCGCATCCGCAACGGCGACGACGATTTCGGATACTGCGAGCGCTGCGGCAACGAAATCGGCATTCAGCGCCTGCTCGTGCGCCCGGTGGCGACGCTTTGCATCCGCTGCAAGGAAGAGCAGGAAAAGATCGAGGCGGGCTACGCGGAGTAG
- a CDS encoding DegT/DnrJ/EryC1/StrS family aminotransferase, with protein sequence MLTLAPRAPAHPARTWIAARWTAVFGKPDDVGARAGRIATLLGRRHAFFFSSDAAALFFLLRASERPAGAAVFSALCVPNMIAAARVAGFAPRLADVEEGGLCPGALNVAAEMPGASALIVDHPHGRLWDPEAIALARDAGLVVIEDVRDALGAMHQGRAAGSFGDALVFDLERAGARGAIAALDDDAWAGRLAAMMRDVRPAARMRDILDVGLGMLRDLSRFAAIDAAYRLTLARAVPARAGVLPPPPHFPGWPLPPIAFYRQSPGPGAALLAERFIEREAGLALRRRVAGVQLSRMLEGAPGIAIPPVAPGEEPAYSGFPIVADGAAALASRLVRRGVGVAPLSRALGSKLAFLGMTPAAPHAESLAARAIVLPLHAGVPPHRAERLARLVRHEAGGIMEARNRGAKKPLTLPERGT encoded by the coding sequence ATGCTGACGCTCGCGCCGCGCGCGCCCGCGCATCCGGCGAGAACGTGGATCGCCGCGCGATGGACCGCGGTGTTCGGCAAGCCGGACGACGTTGGGGCGCGCGCGGGTCGCATCGCGACACTTCTTGGCCGGCGGCACGCCTTCTTTTTTTCGAGTGACGCCGCCGCGCTGTTCTTTCTGCTTCGTGCAAGCGAACGCCCGGCGGGCGCGGCCGTTTTTTCGGCGCTTTGCGTTCCGAACATGATCGCCGCGGCGCGCGTGGCGGGGTTCGCCCCGCGCCTCGCCGACGTTGAGGAGGGCGGACTGTGCCCCGGCGCGCTGAACGTCGCCGCGGAAATGCCCGGCGCGTCGGCGCTCATCGTCGATCATCCGCACGGCCGCCTATGGGATCCCGAGGCGATCGCGTTGGCGCGCGACGCGGGCCTCGTAGTTATCGAGGATGTCCGCGACGCGCTCGGCGCGATGCATCAGGGACGCGCGGCCGGATCGTTCGGCGACGCGCTCGTTTTTGATCTCGAACGCGCCGGCGCGCGCGGGGCGATCGCCGCCCTTGACGACGACGCCTGGGCCGGGCGCCTGGCGGCGATGATGCGCGACGTGCGCCCGGCGGCGCGGATGCGCGACATCCTCGACGTGGGGCTCGGCATGTTGCGCGATCTGTCGCGTTTTGCCGCGATCGACGCCGCCTATCGCCTCACGCTGGCGCGCGCCGTTCCCGCGCGGGCCGGTGTCTTGCCGCCGCCGCCGCATTTTCCGGGCTGGCCGCTTCCGCCAATCGCGTTTTACCGGCAATCGCCCGGCCCGGGCGCCGCGCTTTTGGCCGAGCGATTCATCGAGCGCGAGGCCGGTCTTGCGTTGCGAAGGCGCGTCGCGGGAGTGCAGCTATCGCGCATGCTCGAGGGCGCACCGGGGATCGCGATTCCACCGGTCGCCCCCGGCGAGGAGCCGGCGTATTCCGGATTCCCGATCGTCGCGGACGGCGCCGCCGCGCTGGCCTCGCGCCTTGTCCGCCGGGGCGTCGGCGTGGCGCCGCTATCGCGTGCGCTCGGATCGAAGCTGGCGTTCTTGGGGATGACGCCCGCCGCGCCCCATGCCGAATCGCTCGCGGCGCGGGCGATCGTGTTGCCGCTGCACGCGGGCGTCCCGCCGCATCGGGCCGAGCGCCTGGCGCGCCTTGTCCGCCACGAGGCGGGCGGAATCATGGAAGCGCGCAACAGGGGCGCGAAAAAGCCGTTGACTTTGCCGGAGCGCGGCACGTAA
- a CDS encoding SRPBCC family protein → MPGAQRSIEIQATPAACYKVITDFENYPEFLKDVKGTRVIEKDAKNERYVVEFKISVIRDITYVLELVGEKGKSLTWTLMSASGLMKRNDGGWKLEKLGNGVTKATYSADLDLGLLVPKGVVNGIIEKSFPSMLNQFKQRIEGAR, encoded by the coding sequence ATGCCCGGTGCGCAACGGTCAATCGAAATCCAGGCCACGCCGGCCGCTTGCTACAAGGTCATCACCGACTTCGAGAACTATCCGGAGTTCCTGAAGGACGTGAAAGGGACGCGCGTCATCGAGAAGGACGCGAAAAACGAGCGCTACGTCGTCGAGTTCAAAATCTCGGTCATCCGCGACATCACCTACGTGCTGGAGCTCGTCGGCGAAAAGGGCAAAAGCCTGACCTGGACGCTGATGAGCGCGTCGGGACTCATGAAACGAAACGACGGGGGCTGGAAACTCGAGAAACTCGGCAACGGCGTCACGAAGGCCACCTATTCCGCGGATCTCGATCTCGGGCTGCTCGTGCCCAAAGGCGTCGTCAACGGCATCATCGAGAAAAGTTTCCCGTCGATGCTGAACCAGTTCAAGCAACGCATCGAGGGCGCCCGGTAG
- a CDS encoding site-2 protease family protein, whose amino-acid sequence MSDPRIDVQVRAPWRTRPGLQLFLFLATLVSVYWATRPGNPLALFATPSSLESFVFACAVMAILLSHELGHYLAGLRHRVPMTLPFFIPVPFAIGTMGAVIRMKSLLGRAPLLDIGAAGPIAGMLVALPLAVAGIALSPVKALPAGANIVLGDSLLFSAIVSVVHGSIPEGSDVYLHPLGLAAWFGFLVTALNLMPAAQLDGGHIMKAAFGKRHAIISRGVFLSLAAWGGLGDLIPGGDARAAVTGAAYVAAAGFLAFAPSSTRRVGRGVLIGLFAAHISVTAYLGVESAGGPWLLWSMLLYLVNLDHPPVSDEGTPMARGRMLVAVLCLVLFVSTFTPVPVSITTS is encoded by the coding sequence GTGAGCGATCCGCGCATCGACGTCCAGGTCCGCGCCCCTTGGCGCACCCGACCGGGGCTCCAGCTCTTTTTGTTTCTCGCCACGCTCGTTTCGGTTTACTGGGCGACGCGCCCGGGCAATCCGCTCGCGCTTTTTGCGACGCCCTCCTCGCTTGAATCGTTCGTCTTCGCCTGCGCCGTGATGGCGATTTTGCTGTCGCACGAGCTTGGCCATTACCTCGCGGGGCTGCGTCATCGCGTGCCGATGACGTTGCCGTTTTTCATTCCCGTGCCATTCGCCATCGGCACGATGGGCGCGGTCATCCGCATGAAATCGTTGCTTGGCCGCGCGCCGCTTCTTGACATCGGCGCCGCCGGGCCGATCGCGGGAATGCTCGTGGCCCTGCCGCTGGCCGTCGCGGGCATCGCGCTCTCGCCCGTCAAGGCCCTGCCCGCGGGGGCGAACATCGTCCTTGGCGACAGCCTGTTGTTTTCCGCGATCGTGTCTGTCGTTCACGGATCGATCCCCGAAGGGTCCGACGTCTATCTTCATCCGCTTGGCCTTGCCGCGTGGTTCGGATTCCTGGTCACCGCGCTGAATCTCATGCCCGCGGCGCAACTCGACGGCGGGCACATCATGAAAGCCGCGTTCGGCAAGCGGCATGCGATCATCTCGCGCGGCGTGTTTTTGTCCCTGGCGGCATGGGGCGGGCTTGGCGATCTGATTCCCGGCGGCGATGCGCGCGCGGCCGTCACCGGCGCGGCCTACGTGGCGGCGGCGGGGTTTCTGGCGTTCGCGCCTTCGTCCACGAGGCGCGTCGGGCGCGGGGTGCTGATCGGTCTTTTCGCCGCGCACATCTCGGTGACGGCGTACCTGGGAGTGGAGTCCGCGGGCGGGCCGTGGCTTTTGTGGTCGATGCTGCTTTATCTGGTCAATCTCGACCATCCGCCGGTGAGCGACGAGGGCACGCCGATGGCGCGGGGGCGCATGCTTGTGGCCGTCTTGTGCCTCGTGCTCTTTGTCTCGACATTCACGCCCGTTCCCGTCAGTATTACAACTTCGTGA
- a CDS encoding type 1 glutamine amidotransferase produces MSLEGKTAFVLVENFYEDLEVWYPLLRLREAGAEVLTVGPNTETEYKGKYGYPIKADRAAKDVKGTDADILVIPGGYSPDHMRRHEDMIRVVREAAAGGKVVASICHGAWMLASANAVRGKRMTCFFAIKDDVINAGAEWIDEEVVVDGNLVTSRKPADLPAFCREIIRKFAS; encoded by the coding sequence ATGTCGCTTGAGGGCAAAACGGCGTTTGTTTTAGTCGAGAATTTTTACGAGGATCTGGAGGTCTGGTATCCGCTTCTTCGCCTGCGCGAGGCGGGGGCCGAGGTCTTGACCGTCGGACCGAACACCGAAACGGAATACAAGGGCAAATACGGATATCCGATAAAGGCCGATCGCGCCGCGAAAGACGTGAAGGGCACGGACGCGGACATTCTGGTCATACCCGGCGGCTATTCCCCCGACCACATGCGACGGCACGAGGACATGATCCGCGTGGTGCGCGAGGCGGCGGCGGGCGGCAAGGTCGTCGCGTCGATCTGCCACGGCGCGTGGATGCTGGCAAGCGCGAACGCGGTGCGTGGCAAGCGCATGACGTGCTTTTTCGCGATCAAGGACGATGTCATCAACGCCGGCGCCGAGTGGATTGACGAGGAGGTCGTCGTCGACGGCAACCTCGTGACGAGCCGCAAACCCGCGGACCTGCCCGCGTTCTGCCGGGAGATCATCAGGAAATTCGCGTCGTAA
- a CDS encoding sigma 54-interacting transcriptional regulator, producing the protein MTTIAKTIEPLPGIIGVSEAIEKVIGIVRKVAPYKSTVLISGESGTGKELFARAIHDLSPRKDHPLVVVNCGAIPPNLLESELFGHIKGSFTGATATREGLFEKAQHGTLFLDEIGELPLDLQVKLLRAIQEEEITRVGDRTPIKLDIRIIAATNRSLQDEVEAGRFREDLHYRLNVVALRIPPLRDRKDDMVTLAEHFVELFARKMGKDVLGLAPEAVGMIKNYDWPGNVRELENAIEQTIVLMDDHKVIEGVDLPIFLERRGYERRNRFRQESLDKKLSIAEYTREFILRFEDQHTEKDLAEYLGITTKTLWEKRKTWNIPRKRRGVHEED; encoded by the coding sequence ATGACGACAATCGCGAAGACCATCGAACCGCTGCCGGGGATCATCGGCGTCAGCGAGGCGATCGAGAAGGTCATCGGCATCGTTCGCAAGGTTGCGCCTTACAAGAGCACGGTTCTCATCAGCGGCGAATCCGGCACCGGCAAGGAGCTGTTTGCCCGCGCGATCCACGATCTGTCGCCCCGCAAGGATCACCCGCTTGTGGTCGTCAATTGCGGGGCGATCCCGCCGAATCTTCTCGAATCGGAGCTTTTCGGCCACATCAAGGGAAGTTTCACCGGCGCGACCGCGACGCGCGAGGGCCTGTTCGAAAAGGCTCAGCACGGCACGCTGTTTCTGGACGAGATCGGCGAATTGCCGCTCGATTTGCAGGTCAAGCTTCTGCGCGCGATCCAGGAAGAGGAGATCACGCGCGTCGGCGACCGCACGCCGATCAAGCTCGACATCCGCATCATCGCGGCGACCAACCGCTCGTTGCAGGACGAGGTGGAGGCCGGCCGATTCCGCGAGGATCTGCACTATCGCCTGAACGTCGTCGCGCTGCGGATTCCGCCGCTTCGCGACCGCAAGGACGACATGGTCACGCTGGCCGAGCACTTCGTCGAGCTGTTCGCGCGGAAGATGGGCAAGGACGTCCTCGGCCTCGCGCCCGAAGCGGTCGGCATGATCAAGAACTACGACTGGCCCGGCAACGTGCGCGAACTCGAAAACGCCATCGAGCAGACGATCGTGCTGATGGACGACCACAAGGTGATCGAGGGCGTCGATCTGCCGATCTTCCTGGAGCGGCGCGGTTACGAACGGCGAAATCGATTCCGCCAGGAATCGCTCGACAAGAAGCTGTCGATCGCGGAGTACACGCGCGAGTTCATCCTGCGTTTCGAGGATCAGCACACGGAAAAGGATCTCGCCGAATACCTCGGCATCACCACGAAAACACTGTGGGAAAAGCGCAAGACGTGGAACATTCCGCGAAAACGCCGGGGTGTGCACGAGGAAGATTGA